DNA sequence from the Thermodesulfobacteriota bacterium genome:
CCCTGCTCATCTCGCCCATTCTGTCCTGATCCCCATTTTATTAAAAATTCCGAAGATTTTCAAGAAGTTTGTTTGACGAGACGGGTTGTTTTATAATGACGTTGACCTATCGGAGATCCGCAAACGATGAAACCTCTCTTGGCGATCGTCGGAAGGCCCAACGTCGGCAAATCGACCCTCTTTAATCGAATTTTAGGGGGGAGGAAGGCCATCGTCTTTAACGAACCGGGCGTCACCCGGGATCGAAATTATGCGGATGTGACCTGGGAGGGAAAGGCCTTCACGCTGATCGACACCGGTGGGTTCGAGCCGATCTCGAAAGATCGCATCTTTCTCCAAATGCGGGAGCAATGCCAGCTGGCGATGGAAGAGGCCGACGGGATCCTCTTCGTCATGGATGGAAAGGAGGGTCTCACCCCTTCGGACAAGGAGATCGCCGACCTCCTGAGGAGGCTCAAGAAACCCGTCTTTTACGTCGTGAATAAGATCGATGGCCCCGGAAAAGAGGACCGGACCTTCGAATTTTATGGCCTCGGGGTCGAGCGGCTCTTTTCCATCTCAGCGGAGCACGGATACGGTGTCAATGAATTAATGGACGAGGTGATCCAGACGCTCCCCGAAGGGGCCGAAGAGCAAGGGAATGGAGAAAGGGTGAAGGTGGCCCTCCTGGGAAGGCCCAATGTGGGGAAATCGTCGCTGATCAACCGCATCCTCGGCTACAAGAGGGTGTTGGTGGATGAGGCGCCGGGCACGACCCGTGATGCCATCGACACCCATTTCGAACGGGATGGAAAGCGCTACACCCTGATCGATACCGCAGGGATTCGGCGAAAGAGCCGCATCAGCCTTCGCCTCGAAAAGTACAGCATCGTGGAGGCCCTCCGGACGATCGACCGTTGCGATGTGGCGATCCTCCTCATGGATGCGAAAGAGGGCGTCACCGATCAGGATGCCAGGATCGGCGGGTTCATCCACGAGAAGGGCAAGGGATGTATCCTGGTCTTGAACAAGTGGGATCTGGTCAAAAAGGATTCCGAGACGCTGTCCGCCTATGAAGAAGGCGTCCATGAACGGTTGAAATACCTTTCGTATGCTCCGGTCCTGTTTATCTCGGCCTTGACAGGCCAGCGGGTGGGG
Encoded proteins:
- the der gene encoding ribosome biogenesis GTPase Der → MKPLLAIVGRPNVGKSTLFNRILGGRKAIVFNEPGVTRDRNYADVTWEGKAFTLIDTGGFEPISKDRIFLQMREQCQLAMEEADGILFVMDGKEGLTPSDKEIADLLRRLKKPVFYVVNKIDGPGKEDRTFEFYGLGVERLFSISAEHGYGVNELMDEVIQTLPEGAEEQGNGERVKVALLGRPNVGKSSLINRILGYKRVLVDEAPGTTRDAIDTHFERDGKRYTLIDTAGIRRKSRISLRLEKYSIVEALRTIDRCDVAILLMDAKEGVTDQDARIGGFIHEKGKGCILVLNKWDLVKKDSETLSAYEEGVHERLKYLSYAPVLFISALTGQRVGKVLDLVDRVAEEARKRIPTAMLNKALREWVEKVPPPSYRTRAVKLNYMTQVSVAPPTFNLYTNFPEGIHFSYERYLLNQIRESFGFTGVPIRLQFKKKRKER